From a single Drosophila sulfurigaster albostrigata strain 15112-1811.04 chromosome 3, ASM2355843v2, whole genome shotgun sequence genomic region:
- the LOC133845664 gene encoding mucin-19 isoform X14, with translation MDLSLERDSSALGSLFQQIINDMKNTSPLWEDFVAKASKLHTCLRAAIQAIAAYLDAFQKIADAATNSRGASKEIGTALTRVCLRHKAVETRLKTFTSAIMDCLVQPLQDKIEDWKRTVATIDKDHAKEYKRCRSELKKRSSDTLRLQKKARKGQTDNSLQSLMDSHMQDVTLRRAELEEVEKKSLRAAMVEERLRYCSFVHMLQPVVHEECEVMSELGHLQEAMESIALVTKEPSVLPQASEELIHDAKASINLYPESPGGGSGSQGGGCSNSLGSRKSSVCSISSMNSSGSSNSPGHHHYQRSLSQFVTPAIRLKPGESSDSGFCSSPALTTQVSNATNQTHAVSTWPPHSQDAVDALPPTADRPHTISTTYEKGHQRPPLTVYTFQNPETIHESNSSGSLIPATVPTGNGSASGQNTPATQKSPAASLSRPPLPVKPAHVRCSSLERPLSAQSNHRQNSGQNLLQRQCPSPIPAHITKELSAAHHAQQQQQQQQQQQQSQPQQPQTPPTYANLSELAAIKLTNQQQSQQQQQPQTQTQQQHQQQHQPLLQQQSSIDSICSQHSNDSSTSSLQQQLLQHQQSQQAHISNSSSSLNHQQQQQQQQQQSVHGSGLGTRSHSISSSVSTSTASSLHSHPSIDSAVAASLVGCVAGGGGHTNNTNTNTNTSTTTPSSGCSTPQNHYSPLLTNSPTSTAAGTPSGGSIASGLGLGFVYQVSSPTPPASANSTTDVLKITEPGQPTTAEASETTESDERSRASVLQKASMFEKQAAAAAAAPIPTTIAAAVAGGGGGVTTGAVGGVIGGVARRSEELRAVEQQEMDKSFEDSIQALNNLIGELDSFQREIDEGKGKQQQQQQHSSNINSNNISGNNSNSGSNNNNSSNSGASSNTSNDNNNCNTDLLLPSSNIDCCAISNQTNSSGCGTDISDTTSEELAGEEGSLAAARRHQQLGASDSELSRCYVSETSSLTGGILAGGYENPTFAHFAANRDDPYNGSGNGSDSRSLYASAADSISLAASDSVCMSQQPRHAYVDNCSDGGSAVVVIYDHTIPNTPDIEFVKQNSEIVLLRTKDPQQLQLHEMRELQQLPDNLAGSPESPDAASGGGVGGGGRLQPATATVAPAKQRLSSFRASSEQQLQLLGRASPQHRGTDKLRVSEEQRQQPQQPQPQQQQQQQQQLLSDSSSNVAGAVRRKLPPKPISLSIFNGPALDVASSNSSKPVIPRKFDFKADLDAKIRQQKQKVQQQLQQQQQQQQQQQLNSPQQDQQQQQSPQQHSPQSPQNANTATTTTATSTANCNVTNKPAVIASAIASASINQNHRMPNQTSLSSSATSNHAPYKTPTTTATFSSPTSNASASPSSLSASSPGAKLSLPSLSSSSSALSATALPPPHVPAKPTSTPTPTTTTTTPQLPPPTTNSYACSNLNANANANPQAKPCITPRPASLSGGAGGGGGGAAMGSSTRIARRSSINQAKPPPPVRRSSSVTPSPNNVGSFRTSSPSGSIYAQPKLVNNMSSFRTSSPSPNGHAHPLPPTQPKANPNLIAQLNARLNSKQQQQQHQQQQQQHVAEGIYGNAGGVGVGGGESIYMRGGNGLSMSQQQQQQQHYDAAAQATANMRQHQQQHQLQQQQQQHYTCPPPLEDPPPPPIYSATMPKKMARPSVGHSNSNNMGNHLVNAYAAASNSATLPKNILQQQRLQQQQQQQHQQQLQQQQLQQQQYQQPTGINVGNGHANQRPPMPLPQQQQHAQQQQQQQQRQPPIPSRHSSVQQKIFVSTNPFIQTTAVKFHSPSSVHSTPAASPTCGSPASSATMASIYGTTARGGAAHHQQQQQQQYHHQQQQHQQQQQQQQQHYYRDVAGGNSNGGVYYASHNNVHAHGHSNAHAHANANANVNANANAHTPHMPHVQAHHSNYATSTNIEKTGSIRAKTKAEFLENLNAKLAKQGMSGRAFAVRNLINSKALPDPRICHESLMDQIKRGATLKRNQKINDRSAPKIH, from the exons CGCTGCCATTCAGGCAATTGCCGCCTATTTGGATGCCTTCCAAAAGATTGCCGATGCGGCCACCAATTCCAGAG GTGCATCCAAGGAGATTGGCACCGCCCTGACCCGTGTTTGTCTGCGCCACAAGGCGGTCGAGACCCGTTTGAAGACCTTCACCAGCGCAATTATGGATTGCCTGGTGCAGCCGCTGCAGGACAAGATCGAGGACTGGAAGCGCACAGTGGCCACCATCGATAAGGATCATGCCAAAGAGTATAAACGCTGTCGCAGTGAACTAAAGAAGCGCTCCAGCGACACGCTGCGTCTGCAGAAGAAGGCACGCAAGGGACAGACGGACAACAGCCTGCAGTCATTGATGGATTCGCACATGCAAGATGTGACTTTGCGACGCGCCGAACTCGAGGAGGTCGAGAAGAAGTCACTACGTGCGGCGATGGTCGAGGAACGATTGCGTTACTGCAGCTTTGTGCACATGCTGCAGCCCGTGGTGCATGAGGAATGCGAGGTGATGTCCGAACTCGGTCATCTGCAG GAGGCTATGGAATCCATTGCTTTGGTCACCAAGGAGCCCAGCGTTTTGCCACAGGCTTCGGAGGAACTGATTCACGATGCCAAGGCTAGCATTAATCTATATCCCGAATCGCCTGGCGGTGGCTCTGGCTCCCAAGGTGGCGGCTGTTCCAATTCCTTGGGCTCACGCAAGAGTTCCGTCTGCTCCATTAGCAGCATGAACAGCAGCGGCTCCAGCAACTCGCCGGGACATCATCACTATCAACGCTCGCTATCGCAG tttGTAACGCCCGCAATTCGCTTGAAACCTGGTGAATCCAGTGATAGTGGCTTTTGCTCATCGCCAGCGCTAACAACACag GTTTCGAATGCCACCAACCAGACGCACGCTGTATCCACTTGGCCGCCACATTCCCAGGATGCTGTGGACGCGCTGCCACCGACTGCTGATCGTCCGCATACGATTTCAACCACCTATGAGAAGGGTCATCAGCGTCCGCCATTGACTGTATACACGTTCCAGAATCCCGAGACCATACACGAGtccaacagcagcggcagcctcATACCCGCAACGGTGCCGACTGGCAACGGTTCCGCCTCGGGTCAGAATACGCCGGCAACACAGAAATCGCCGGCAGCATCGCTCAGTCGTCCTCCATTGCCAGTG AAGCCGGCACATGTG CGCTGCTCGTCGCTGGAGCGTCCGTTGTCGGCGCAGAGCAATCATCGCCAGAACAGTGGCCAGAATCTGCTGCAGCGTCAGTGCCCCTCACCGATTCCGGCTCATATCACGAAAG AGCTGTCAGCAGCACAtcatgcacaacaacaacagcagcaacagcaacaacagcagcaatcacagccacagcaaccacaaacCCCGCCAACCTATGCTAACCTATCTGAGCTGGCGGCAATCAAACTAACCAATCAGCAAcagtcacagcagcaacagcaaccacagacacagacacaacagcagcatcagcaacaacatcaaccattgttgcagcaacaaagcaGCATTGATTCGATTTGTTCGCAGCATTCGAATGACTCTTCGACAAGTTcgttgcagcaacagttgctgcagcatcagcaatcGCAGCAAGCgcacatcagcaacagcagcagcagcctcaatcatcagcagcaacagcaacaacagcagcagcaatcagtACATGGCAGTGGCCTTGGCACACGCTCCCATTCCATATCGTCGTCGGTGTCCACAAGCACAGCCTCATCGTTGCACTCGCATCCATCCATTGACTCGGCTGTGGCCGCCTCGCTTGTGGGCTGTGTTGCTGGTGGTGGCGGGCATACAAACAACACCAataccaacaccaacacaagCACCACAACGCCCTCGAGCGGCTGCTCAACGCCACAGAATCACTATTCACCACTGTTAACCAACTCACCCACGTCCACTGCTGCAGGTACTCCAAGCGGCGGCAGCATTGCCAGCGGTCTCGGTCTCGGCTTCGTCTATCAGGTCAGCTCACCCACGCCCCCCGCCTCCGCCAACTCCACCACCGATGTGCTAAAGATCACCGAGCCAGGACAACCGACGACAGCCGAAGCCAGCGAAACCACCGAGAGCGATGAGCGTTCTCGTGCCTCGGTGCTGCAGAAGGCATCCATGTTTGAGAAGCAggcagcagccgctgcagcagctccaATCCCCACAACTATAGCTGCAGCTGTAGCTGGCGGTGGAGGAGGAGTCACAACCGGAGCAGTTGGCGGAGTCATTGGTGGCGTTGCTCGACGCTCGGAGGAACTGCGCGCTGTGGAGCAACAGGAAATGG ACAAATCTTTCGAAGACTCGATTCAAGcacttaacaatttaattggcGAATTAGACTCTTTTCAACGTGAGATCGATGAGGGCAAgggcaagcagcagcagcaacaacagcacagcagcaacatcaacagcaacaacatcagtggcaacaatagcaacagcggcagcaacaacaataacagcagcaacagcggtgccagcagcaacaccagcaacgacaacaacaactgcaacactGATCTCCTGCTacccagcagcaacatcgactGCTGTGCCATCAGCAACCAGACGAACTCCAGTGGCTGTGGCACCGATATCTCCGACACCACGTCGGAGGAACTGGCCGGCGAGGAAGGCAGTCTGGCAGCAGCCAGGCGACATCAGCAACTGGGTGCCAGCGACTCGGAGCTGAGTCGTTGCTATGTGAGCGAGACGAGTTCGCTGACCGGCGGCATATTGGCTGGTGGCTATGAGAATCCCACGTTCGCGCACTTTGCCGCCAATCGTGATGATCCCTACAATGGCAGCGGCAATGGCAGCGACAGTCGATCGCTGTACGCCTCGGCGGCCGATAGCATTTCGTTGGCTGCATCCGACAGCGTGTGCATGAGCCAGCAGCCGCGACATGCGTATGTGGACAATTGCAGTGATGGCGGCAGTGCTGTCGTTGTGATCTATGACCATACTATACCCAATACGCCGGACATTGAGTTTGTCAAGCAGAACTCGGAGATTGTGCTGTTGCGCACCAAAGATCCgcagcaattgcagttgcacgAAATGCGCGagctgcaacagttgcccGACAATTTGGCTGGCTCACCCGAGTCGCCTGATGCCGCTTCTGGCGGGGGAGTTGGAGGCGGTGGCCGTTTACAGCCGGCCACAGCAACTGTGGCGCCGGCCAAGCAACGCCTCTCATCGTTTCGGGCATCCAGCgagcaacagctgcagttgctgggACGCGCTAGTCCACAACACAGAGGTACGGATAAGCTTAGAGTTAGTGaagagcaacggcaacagccacagcaaccgcagccacaacaacagcagcagcaacagcaacagttgctgagTGATAGCAGCAGTAATGTTGCTGGTGCCGTGCGGCGCAAGCTGCCGCCAAAGCCCATCAGCCTGAGCATATTTAATGGGCCAGCGCTAGATgtggccagcagcaacagcagtaagCCAGTGATACCTAGAAAGTTTGACTTTAAGGCCGATTTAGATGCCAAGATACGCCAGCAGAAACAGaaagtgcagcagcaattgcagcagcagcagcagcagcaacaacaacagcagctcaaCAGTCCGCAACaagatcagcagcagcaacaatcaccACAACAACACTCACCACAGTCGCCCCAAAACgccaacacagcaacaacaacaacagcaacatcaacagcaaactGTAATGTCACTAATAAACCTGCCGTTATTGCAAGCGCAATTGCATCCGCATCCATAAACCAAAATCATAGAATGCCAAATCaaacatcattatcatcatcagcaacatcaaatCATGCGCCATACAAAAcgcccacaacaacagcaacattctCATCACCAACATCAAATGCATCtgcatcaccatcatcattatcagcaAGTTCTCCTGGGGCCAAATTGTCATTgccatcattatcatcatcatcatctgcatTATCAGCAACTGCGCTGCCTCCGCCCCATGTGCCCGCTAAGCCAACGTCCACGCccacgccaacaacaacaacaactacaccaCAACTTCCACCACCCACAACCAATTCATATGCGTGCTCCAATctcaatgccaatgccaatgccaatccCCAAGCCAAACCGTGCATAACGCCAAGGCCGGCATCGCTGTCGG GAGGAGcaggaggcggaggaggaggagcagcaaTGGGCAGCTCAACACGCATCGCACGTCGTTCATCCATTAATCAGGCCAAACCGCCGCCACCGGTGAGACGCAGTTCATCGGTGACTCCAAGCCCCAACAATGTCGGG TCGTTCCGCACTTCATCGCCTAGTGGCAGCATCTATGCGCAACCCAAACTGGTGAACAACATGTCCAGCTTTCGCACCAGCAGCCCCAGCCCCAATGGCCATGCCCATCCACTGCCACCGACACAGCCCAAGGCGAATCCGAATCTAATTGCACAGCTCAATGCACGGCtcaacagcaagcagcaacagcaacagcaccaacaacaacaacagcaacatgttgccgaGGGCATTTATGGCAACGCTGGTGGAGTAGGAGTAGGAGGAGGTGAATCCATTTACATGCGTGGCGGCAATGGTTTGTCCatgtcacagcagcagcaacagcagcaacactacGACG CAGCTgcgcaagcaacagcaaacatgcgacaacaccaacagcagcaccagctgcaacagcaacaacagcaacattatACATGTCCACCACCGCTTGAAGAtccgccaccgccgcccaTTTATTCAGCAACCATGCCCAAGAAAATGGCACGCCCCAGTGTTggtcacagcaacagcaacaacatgggCAACCATTTGGTCAACGCATATGCTGCTGCCTCCAACAGTGCCACGTTGCCCAAAAACatattgcagcagcaacgcttgcagcaacaacaacagcagcagcaccagcagcaattgcaacagcagcaactacaacagcagcaatatcaACAGCCAACAGGCATCAACGTTGGCAATGGGCATGCTAATCAGCGACCTCCGATGCcgctgccacagcagcagcaacatgcccagcagcagcagcagcaacaacagcgacagccacCCATACCATCGCGTCATTCCAGTGTGCAGCAAAAGATATTCGTATCAACGAATCCATTCATTCAAACCACAGCCGTCAAGTTTCATTCGCCATCGTCGGTGCACTCGACGCCAGCTGCCTCGCCCACCTGTGGCTCGCCCGCATCATCGGCAACCATGGCCAGCATTTATGGCACCACGGCTCGTGGCGGTGCTGCacaccatcagcagcaacagcagcagcaataccatcatcagcaacagcaacatcaacagcagcagcagcagcagcaacaacattattaTCGCGATGTTGCtggcggcaacagcaatggcgGCGTTTATTATGCCAGCCACAATAACGTCCATGCCCACGGACACTCGAACGCCCACGCACACGCCAATGCCAACGCAAATGTGAacgcgaatgcgaatgcgcaTACGCCCCATATGCCCCATGTCCAGGCACATCATTCAA ACTATGCCACAAGCACCAATATCGAAAAGACTGGCAGCATACGTGCCAAGACCAAGGCTGAATTTCTCGAGAATCTCAATGCGAAGTTGGCCAAGCAGGGCATGTCTGGACGTGCATTTGCAGTGCGAAATCTGATCAATAGCAAGGCCCTG CCGGATCCACGTATATGTCATGAGTCGTTGATGGATCAGATAAAACGAGGCGCGACCCTGAAGAGGAATCAGAAGATCAACGATCGCAGTGCGCCcaaaatacattaa